One segment of Ureibacillus thermophilus DNA contains the following:
- a CDS encoding glycoside hydrolase family 18 protein, translating to MQIHVVRPGDTIWGIAQAYNVNAQTIIQTNQIETPNELVVGQAVVIPIVGSFYWVQPGDTLFTIAQRFGLNYVVLAQINGINPNQPLLPGFRLYIPPRQKTNTEVNIYIEPTGDTVSQQLLDSAREVGRHLTYLATFSYQARRDGSLVPMPIQGIPEVAQTSGASLMLVVTNLENGQFSGELGRDILQSSAVQEVLLDNIIDEAKRIGGVSDIHFDFEFLPPDQREAYNNFLRKAAERLHAEGLLISSALAPKLSREQAGQWYEAHDYRAHGEIVDFVVLMTYEWGYSGGPPMPVSPITEVEKVLNYALTEIPKEKIMMGQNLYGYDWTLPYVEGGKYARAISPQQAIAIARDHQAEIQYDYIAQAPYFYYVDDEGNRHEVWFEDARSIQAKFDLMKRLNLRGISYWKLSFSFPQNWLLIQDNFNVVKR from the coding sequence ATTCAAATCCATGTTGTTCGTCCAGGAGATACGATTTGGGGCATCGCGCAAGCCTACAACGTAAATGCTCAAACCATTATTCAAACCAATCAAATTGAAACGCCTAATGAATTAGTGGTAGGGCAGGCCGTTGTTATTCCGATTGTAGGCAGTTTTTATTGGGTTCAGCCAGGAGACACTCTCTTCACCATCGCACAGCGCTTCGGATTAAATTATGTGGTCCTTGCACAAATCAACGGAATTAACCCAAACCAACCATTGCTGCCAGGATTCAGGTTATATATTCCTCCAAGACAGAAGACAAATACCGAAGTAAATATTTACATTGAACCAACGGGAGATACCGTCAGCCAACAACTGTTAGACAGCGCTCGGGAAGTGGGAAGACATCTTACTTATTTAGCTACTTTTAGTTATCAAGCACGCAGAGACGGCAGCCTTGTGCCAATGCCAATTCAAGGAATACCGGAAGTGGCTCAAACTAGCGGCGCTTCCTTGATGCTAGTTGTAACGAATTTGGAAAATGGACAGTTTAGCGGTGAGCTAGGGAGAGATATATTGCAAAGCTCAGCTGTACAAGAGGTGCTTCTTGATAACATCATTGATGAAGCCAAACGCATTGGTGGAGTATCGGATATTCATTTTGACTTTGAATTTTTGCCGCCGGATCAAAGAGAAGCCTATAATAATTTTTTGAGAAAAGCGGCGGAACGTCTCCATGCAGAAGGATTGCTAATATCCAGTGCACTGGCGCCGAAGCTTTCCCGAGAACAAGCAGGACAATGGTATGAAGCCCATGATTATCGGGCCCATGGAGAAATTGTGGATTTTGTTGTGTTAATGACATATGAATGGGGCTATTCTGGAGGACCACCAATGCCTGTTTCACCCATTACAGAAGTTGAGAAAGTATTGAATTATGCATTGACGGAAATTCCGAAAGAAAAGATTATGATGGGACAAAATTTATATGGCTACGACTGGACCCTTCCGTATGTGGAAGGAGGAAAATATGCAAGAGCCATCAGTCCTCAGCAAGCCATCGCCATTGCAAGAGATCATCAGGCGGAAATACAATATGATTACATTGCCCAAGCTCCTTATTTTTATTATGTAGATGATGAAGGAAACCGTCATGAAGTGTGGTTTGAAGATGCCAGATCGATTCAGGCGAAGTTCGATTTGATGAAACGCTTGAATTTGCGAGGAATTAGCTATTGGAAGTTGAGCTTTTCATTTCCTCAAAATTGGTTATTGATACAAGATAATTTTAATGTGGTAAAAAGGTGA
- a CDS encoding EAL domain-containing protein produces the protein MEVLDILDSLNEMTVYYEPVFSADSHSIVAYEVFGKLTIDGNTIDIVEFTYDKAMPEDLRKEAELYLIDKAIKEIKDSLKDFYFYLPCNPNLFMTDVGEAYFQTIKQNIDESLLSKIYLIIPAHKYEGDSEDLHHPIRYMKTYGVKIALDEIGKDSNLDQILMMEPAVLMINISQLNYDAWGSQNPVFLTIQNLAIKMGAALMFTDIKTDYQLHHAWKHGARYFKGEYLQKPSTQLTPIDASKERFRNDCKQFIATERKQLELKYEEMKKLKRNILTIVEQSKIQSDEVESLLALANKLTPYAFRFYICNEEGFQISPNIVFKDGEWEVEQEALGKNWSWRPYFLLNIIKLKDDAKAELSNIYSDIKTGELTRTFSMKLDEDEYLFIDISHDYLYEHNLLI, from the coding sequence ATGGAAGTGTTAGATATTCTAGATAGTTTAAATGAAATGACCGTGTATTATGAACCGGTTTTTAGTGCGGATTCGCATTCAATCGTTGCCTATGAAGTCTTTGGGAAGCTTACAATAGATGGCAATACAATTGATATTGTTGAGTTTACATACGATAAAGCGATGCCAGAAGACTTGCGGAAAGAAGCTGAACTTTATTTAATTGATAAGGCGATAAAAGAAATTAAAGATTCTCTAAAAGACTTTTATTTCTATCTTCCATGCAATCCAAACTTATTTATGACGGATGTGGGTGAAGCATATTTTCAAACGATTAAACAAAATATTGACGAATCGCTGTTATCAAAAATCTATTTAATCATTCCAGCCCATAAATATGAAGGAGATTCTGAGGATTTACATCATCCAATTCGCTACATGAAAACTTATGGGGTCAAAATTGCTTTAGACGAGATTGGAAAGGACAGCAATTTGGACCAAATTTTAATGATGGAGCCCGCTGTATTAATGATTAATATCAGCCAATTGAATTATGATGCGTGGGGATCACAAAATCCGGTGTTTTTAACGATTCAAAATTTGGCCATCAAAATGGGTGCTGCTTTAATGTTTACAGACATTAAAACAGATTATCAATTACATCATGCTTGGAAACATGGAGCCCGCTATTTTAAAGGAGAATATTTACAGAAACCTTCTACACAATTAACGCCGATAGATGCGTCTAAAGAGCGATTCCGCAACGATTGTAAACAATTTATTGCAACGGAAAGAAAACAGTTAGAGTTAAAATACGAAGAAATGAAAAAATTAAAAAGAAACATTTTGACGATTGTGGAGCAATCCAAAATACAAAGTGATGAAGTGGAGTCACTCTTGGCATTAGCAAATAAATTAACCCCGTATGCTTTTCGATTTTATATTTGCAATGAAGAGGGTTTTCAAATTTCACCAAACATTGTCTTTAAAGATGGTGAGTGGGAAGTAGAACAAGAGGCGCTCGGGAAAAACTGGAGTTGGCGTCCATATTTCTTGCTGAATATTATTAAATTAAAAGACGATGCAAAAGCTGAATTATCCAATATTTACAGCGACATTAAAACAGGGGAATTAACCCGCACATTCTCCATGAAATTAGATGAGGATGAATATTTATTTATTGATATTTCCCATGATTATTTATATGAACATAATTTATTAATATAG
- the groL gene encoding chaperonin GroEL (60 kDa chaperone family; promotes refolding of misfolded polypeptides especially under stressful conditions; forms two stacked rings of heptamers to form a barrel-shaped 14mer; ends can be capped by GroES; misfolded proteins enter the barrel where they are refolded when GroES binds), translating into MAKDIKFSEEARALMLKGVDKLANAVKVTLGPKGRNVVLEKKFGSPLITNDGVTIAKEIELENPYENMGAKLVAEVASKTNEVAGDGTTTATVLAQAMIREGLKNVTSGANPVGIRKGIDKAVAAAIEELKKISRPVQNKEEIAQVASISAADEEVGKFISEAMDRVGTDGVITIEESKGFATELDVVEGMQFDRGYVSHYMVTDADKMEAVLENPYILITDKKISNIQDILPLLEQVVQQSKPLLIIAEDVEGEALATLVLNKLRGTFQVVAVKAPGFGDRRKAMLEDIAILTGGQVITSDLGLDLKTANLSHLGRAGKVVVNKDNTTIVEGAGDQAAIESRVNQIRAQIEETTSEFDKEKLQERLAKLAGGVAVIKVGAATETELKERKLRIEDALNATRAAVEEGIVAGGGTALVNVYKAVEKVLDEVDGDVATGVKIVLRALEEPVRQIAENAGLEGSIIVDRLKREEVGIGFNAATGEWVNMIEAGIVDPAKVTRSALQNAASVAALFLTTEAVVADIPEPPAQNSGMPDMGMM; encoded by the coding sequence ATGGCAAAGGATATTAAGTTTTCAGAAGAAGCTCGCGCGTTAATGTTAAAAGGTGTTGATAAATTAGCAAACGCTGTAAAAGTTACATTAGGTCCAAAAGGCCGCAATGTTGTGCTTGAAAAAAAATTCGGTTCTCCTTTAATTACAAATGACGGTGTAACAATCGCAAAAGAAATTGAACTTGAAAACCCATATGAAAACATGGGAGCTAAATTAGTAGCAGAAGTTGCTTCTAAAACAAACGAAGTAGCTGGTGACGGTACAACAACTGCTACAGTTTTAGCGCAAGCAATGATTCGCGAAGGTTTGAAAAATGTAACAAGCGGCGCTAACCCTGTAGGTATTCGCAAAGGTATCGATAAAGCAGTGGCAGCTGCTATTGAAGAATTGAAAAAGATTTCTCGTCCAGTTCAAAATAAAGAAGAAATTGCACAAGTTGCTTCCATCTCAGCTGCTGATGAAGAAGTTGGTAAATTCATCTCTGAAGCGATGGACCGCGTTGGTACTGACGGTGTAATTACAATCGAAGAGTCAAAAGGTTTCGCTACTGAATTAGATGTAGTAGAAGGTATGCAATTTGACCGCGGTTACGTATCTCACTACATGGTAACTGATGCAGACAAAATGGAAGCAGTTCTTGAAAATCCTTACATCTTAATTACAGATAAAAAAATCTCCAACATTCAAGACATCCTTCCATTATTAGAACAAGTAGTACAACAAAGCAAACCATTATTAATCATTGCTGAAGATGTTGAAGGCGAAGCTCTTGCAACATTAGTATTGAACAAATTGCGCGGAACATTCCAAGTAGTGGCTGTAAAAGCTCCTGGCTTTGGCGACCGCCGCAAAGCAATGCTTGAAGATATCGCTATCTTAACTGGCGGACAAGTTATCACTTCAGATCTTGGCTTAGACTTAAAAACAGCGAACTTATCACACTTAGGCCGCGCTGGCAAAGTTGTTGTAAACAAAGACAACACAACAATCGTAGAAGGAGCTGGCGACCAAGCTGCAATCGAATCACGCGTAAATCAAATCCGTGCGCAAATTGAAGAAACAACTTCAGAATTTGATAAAGAAAAATTACAAGAACGCTTGGCAAAACTTGCTGGCGGTGTTGCAGTAATCAAAGTTGGTGCTGCTACTGAAACAGAACTAAAAGAACGCAAACTTCGCATTGAAGACGCATTGAACGCTACTCGTGCAGCGGTTGAAGAAGGTATCGTTGCAGGTGGTGGTACTGCATTAGTAAATGTTTATAAGGCAGTAGAAAAAGTATTAGATGAAGTTGATGGTGATGTAGCAACTGGTGTAAAAATCGTGCTTCGCGCTCTTGAAGAACCAGTTCGTCAAATCGCAGAAAATGCTGGCTTAGAAGGTTCAATCATCGTAGACCGCTTAAAACGCGAAGAAGTAGGCATCGGCTTCAATGCTGCTACAGGTGAATGGGTGAACATGATTGAAGCTGGTATTGTTGACCCAGCAAAAGTAACTCGCTCTGCATTACAAAATGCTGCATCTGTCGCTGCATTATTCTTAACAACTGAAGCAGTAGTAGCAGATATTCCAGAGCCACCAGCACAAAATTCAGGAATGCCAGATATGGGCATGATGTAA
- the groES gene encoding co-chaperone GroES: MLRPLGDRVIIELIEVEEKTASGLVLPDSAKEKPQEGKVVAVGPGRVLDNGTRVEPEVKEGDVIIFSKYAGTEVKYEGKEYLILRESDILAVL, from the coding sequence TTGCTAAGACCATTAGGAGATCGCGTGATTATCGAGTTAATTGAGGTAGAAGAAAAAACTGCTTCTGGACTAGTGCTACCAGATTCAGCAAAAGAAAAACCACAAGAAGGTAAAGTAGTAGCTGTAGGTCCTGGTCGTGTATTAGATAATGGAACTCGCGTTGAGCCTGAAGTGAAAGAAGGAGACGTTATCATCTTCTCTAAATATGCGGGTACAGAAGTGAAATACGAAGGCAAAGAATATTTAATTTTAAGAGAAAGCGACATTTTAGCTGTTTTATAA